Proteins encoded by one window of Carassius auratus strain Wakin chromosome 8, ASM336829v1, whole genome shotgun sequence:
- the LOC113107003 gene encoding UDP-galactose translocator-like, with amino-acid sequence MMIMAAAGKESPSRSTEEKTSTRRQNEVNRKLKYISLAILVIQNASLILSIRYVRTLPGDHFFTTSAVVMAEVLKVFTCLIIILIQGRGNVKSFVSLLYDSIVVQYLDTLKLAVPSLIYTLQNNLQYVAISNLPAATFQVTYQLKILTTALFSVLMLRKSLSKIQWISLVLLFAGVAIVQVEQEGGKQKEALTSTNQSYFKGLVSVIISCLSSGFAGVYFEKILKGSSASVWMRNIQLGIFGTVLGLLGMWWNDGAAIAEKGFLFGYTPMVWGVIFNQAFGGLLVAVVVKYADNILKGFATSFSIIVSTITSVYLFGFHVDLIFTLGAGLVIGAVYMYSLPKPNASPSSTSTSSSSHSKGGDSELAAFLPNPKAPGKKKGN; translated from the exons ATGATGATAATGGCAGCAGCAGGGAAAGAGAGTCCTAGCAGAAGCACTGAAGAGAAAACATCCACCCGAAGACAGAATGAAG TCAATAGGAAGTTGAAGTACATCAGTTTGGCGATTCTGGTGATCCAGAATGCGTCGCTCATCCTCAGCATCCGTTACGTGCGGACGTTGCCGGGAGATCATTTCTTCACCACATCAGCCGTGGTGATGGCAGAAGTTCTTAAAGTCTTCACCTGTCTGATCATCATCCTGATACAGGGGAGAG GTAATGTGAAGTCCTTTGTATCGTTGTTGTATGACTCTATAGTCGTACAGTATTTGGACACGCTGAAGTTAGCAGTTCCGTCACTCATCTACACTTTACAGAACAACCTGCAGTATGTGGCCATTTCTAATTTACCAGCAGCCACTTTCCAG gtcaCATATCAGCTGAAGATCTTGACCACAGCGTTGTTTTCAGTGCTCATGCTACGCAAGAGTCTGTCTAAAATCCAGTGGATCTCTCTAGTGCTGCTGTTCGCCGGGGTGGCGATCGTTCAGGTGGAGCAGGAGGGCGGAAAACAGAAGGAGGCTCTGACCAGCACCAACCAGAGCTACTTCAAGGGCCTGGTGTCTGTGATAATCTCTTGCCTGTCATCTGGGTTTGCCGGCGTTTACTTCGAGAAGATCTTGAAGGGCAGCTCGGCCTCGGTGTGGATGAGAAACATCCAGCTCGGGATCTTCGGGACCGTTTTGGGTCTCCTCGGTATGTGGTGGAACGACGGTGCCGCCATCGCCGAGAAAGGCTTCCTGTTCGGCTACACACCCATGGTGTGGGGCGTCATCTTCAACCAGGCCTTCGGCGGTCTCCTTGTAGCTGTTGTCGTAAAATACGCCGACAACATTCTCAAAGGCTTCGCCACCTCTTTTTCTATCATTGTGTCCACGATCACTTCTGTCTACCTCTTCGGCTTCCACGTGGACCTGATCTTCACGCTGGGTGCAGGATTGGTCATAGGAGCTGTCTATATGTACAGTCTCCCCAAACCAAACGCCAGCCCTTCCAGCACCAGCACGTCTTCATCTAGTCACAGCAAAGGAGGAGACTCGGAGCTGGCAGCTTTCCTCCCAAA TCCCAAGGCTCCAGGAAAGAAGAAAGGAAATTGA
- the LOC113106714 gene encoding UDP-galactose translocator-like → MMVMKMMAAAAVSESPHRSTEDKTSTRRLNDVKVVKFISLVILVIQNVSLILSISYVWTLSDFLATSAVVMAEILKVLTCLFIISMQRTGEASFYDIAWVGRTVSL, encoded by the exons atgatggtgatgaagatgatggcAGCAGCAGCAGTCAGTGAAAGTCCACACAGAAGCACTGAAGATAAAACATCCACCCGAAGACTGAATGACG TGAAGGTAGTGAAGTTCATCAGTCTGGTGATTCTGGTGATCCAGAATGTATCGCTCATCCTCAGCATCAGCTACGTGTGGACGCTGTCTGATTTCTTGGCCACGTCTGCTGTTGTGATGGCAGAGATTCTTAAAGTTCTTACTTGTCTGTTTATCATCTCGATGCAGAGGACTGGTGAAGCAAGCTTTTATGACATTGCTTGGGTTGGCAGAACTGTTTCACtgtaa